The genome window CCCGTGCTTGCTCACGCAGTAGGCCCCCCATTGGGGAAACACCTGCTGGCCGGCAATCGAAACCACATTCACAATCGTCCCGCCCCCCGCCGCCCGCATCGTCGGCAATACCCCCTGGATACACTGAAACGCCGCCGTCAAGTTCACGGTCAACACCTGCTCCCACACGCTCAAGGGCGTATCCGCCAGGTTCCCCAGATGGGCAATCCCTGCATTATTCACCAGCACGTCACAACCCCCCAGCGCCTGCACCACCCGTTGCATCAGGGGCACCAGCTCGGTCACCTGGCTCATATCTTGGGGAAACACGTAGGCGTGCCGCCCCAGCCCCTGAATCTCGTTGGCCAGATGCACCAGCTCCAGCTCCGAACGGGCAATCAACGCCACGTCCCACCCGTGTCGCGCCAGCTCCAGCGCCGTCGCCCGCCCAATGCCCCGGGACGCGCCCGTGATCACCGCCCGTTTAGGTGCCATCCAGCACGACTCCCATCCGCCGGAATTTATCGTACCGCTGGCGACACAGGGTTGGCCCGTCCATTTCGCGCAGGTAGGCTAGGTTGTCCAGCAGTGCCCGCTTCAAGGTCTCCGCCGCCTGCACCGGGTCGGCATGGGCAGCCCCCAAAGGTTCCGGCAGGATTTGGTCAATCACCCCCAACTCCAGCAGGTCTTGGGCAGTGAGTTTCAGCGCTTGGGCCGCCTTGGCCGCCTGGGAACTGTCTTTCCACAGAATCGCCGCGCACCCTTCCGGGGAAATGACCGAGTAAATCGCGTGTTCAAACATCAAAATCCGGTCACCGACCCCAATGGCCAACGCGCCGCCCGACCCCCCTTCGCCAATCACCACGCAAATAATCGGCACTTCGAAGGTAAACATCGCCTGCAAATTCACGGCAATGGCTTCCCCTTGGCCCAGGCGTTCGGCCTCCACCCCCGGATAAGCGCCCGGCGTATCAATCAGCGTAATGATGGGCAAGCCGAAGCGATGGGCGTGACGCATCAACCGCAGCGCCTTGCGATAGCCCCCTGGCGACGCCATGCCAAAATTGCGGGCCACATTTTCCTTGGTGTCGCGCCCTTTTTGGTGCCCCAGGATCATCACCGGTTGCCCTTCGATGCGGCCAATGCCCCCCACCAGGGCCGGGTCATCGCTCCCACACCGGTCCCCGTGCAATTCCAGCCATTCATCGGTAATGGCCTGGATGTAGTCCAACGTCGTGGGCCGACGGGGATGACGCGCCACCTTTACCCGTTGCTCCGGCGTCAGGCGGCTAAAAATCTCCTGGCGCAATTGCCGGTAATTATTCACCAACTGGGCCACCCGGTCCGACACATCCACCCCGCTTTCCTGGGCCATCTGCTCAATCTGGCGGATCCGTTGTTCCATTTCCACCAGGGGCCGCTCAAAGTCCAGGATCACCGCCTTGCGTTCTGGGGACATACCGGTTGCTGAGCCGTTTACCACGATTGTGCCATGGACTGTTGCCAGAAGTTCCAGACCGCCCAGGCCATGGTAATGACGCCCGTGAGAATCGCCTGTTCATCCACCGCAAATTTGGGGTGATGCAGGCTGTAGTAGGGCTGGCCGTTTATCCCCGTCCCCAGGCGAAACATCGTTCCCGGCACCTTTTCCAGGTACAGGGCAAAATCCTCCGCCCCCAGCGACGGCTCGGTGAGAATTTGCACTTGTTCCGCGCCCAGAGCCGTGCGCGCCGCCTGTTCCACCAACTGGGTAAGCGCCGGGTCGTTATACACGCCAGGCACCCCGGTCTTGTAGTTCAAGATGTACCGCGCCCGGTAGGTCTCGCAGGTCTGGCGGACAATGTTTTCAATCCAGCCGGGCAACTGCTCGCGGGTCTCTGGATGCAGGGAGCGCACCGTCCCCCACAGCCGCACCTGGTCGGCAATGACATTGGGCGCGCGTCCCCCTAACACCTTGCCAATCGTCAGCACCACCGGACGCAGGGGATTTTGGGTGCGGCTGATGGCCTGTTGTAACTGGGTAATCACCTGTGCCGCAATCCACACGGCATCAATCGCCTCGTGGGGCCGTGCCCCGTGTCCCGATTCCCCCAGGATGGTTAGATCCAATTCATCCGCCGCCGCCGTCAAGGCTCCGTAGCGCACCCCGACCACGCCTCCGGGCAAGCTCGGCCAGACGTGCAACCCGAAAATGGCCGCCACATCCTGGAGCGCCCCGTCCTGGATCATCCAGCGTGCCCCTTGGGCTGTCTCCTCCGCCGGTTGGAACAAAAACCGTACCCGTCCTGGCAGGGGGATGTTCAAGCTGGATAGCACCATCGCCGTTCCCAGGGCCACCGTCGTGTGCACATCGTGACCGCAGGCGTGCATCACCCCCGCCACCCGCGAGCGGTACTCGAATTCCGTCTGTTCCTGAATCGGCAGCGCATCTAAATCCGCCCGGACAGCGACAAATGGGGCATCCACCGTCCCCAAGTCTGCCAGCACCCCCGTTTTGCCCACCGCTTCCCGGACCGCCAGCCCGTAGGACGACAGTACCCCTGCGACATAGGCTGACGTTTGCCACTCCTGGCCGCTTAGCTCCGGGAAACTGTGGATATGCCGCCGGATTTCCACCAAGCGGGGGTACAGCGACGTGGCGCCCTCCCGAATGGCCGTTAGAACCGACTTAGGCGACGGGATAGACACTCACCTTTTGCCGATGCTTACCCCGCCGTTCAAAGCGCACCACCCCGTCCACCAGGGCAAACAGGGTGTAATCCTTGCCCACGCCGACGTTTAACCCCGGATGGAACGTTGTCCCCCGTTGCCGCACCAGAATGTTGCCTGCGCGGACCATTTCTCCGCCAAAGCGTTTGACGCCGAGGCGCTGGGCATTCGAGTCACGCCCGTTACGGGTACTTCCACTTCCTTTTTTATGGGCCATCGCTCACCTCTCCCCTATCAACCACAAACCTACGCCGCTACGGCTGTTTCCTGCTCTGTAGCGCCAGTTCCAAACTCCTGGTCCCCCACGACAATTTTTTCCACCAAGATGCGGGTGAGTTCTTGCCGGTGTCCTCTTTTTTTGCGGGTTCCCTTCTTGGGGCGCATCTTGTAGACGATGACTTTGGGTCCCCGCCGCGTCTCTAACACTCGCGCTTCCACCCGCGCCTGGGGCACTGTTGGCCGGCCAATTTGCACCTCCCCACCGCAGTGGACCAGCAAGACCTCCTCCAGGGTCACCGTCTGGTCCTTTTCCAACCCCAAGGAGTTCACATCGTAGAAGCGGCCCGGCTCCATCCAGAATTGCTTGCCCCCGACCGCCACAATGGCGTAGTTGGTGTTCATCCCCAAAATTTTGGCAATACAGATTTTGATTATACTTTTGGGAGCAACCAGCGGTCAAGCAACGCTCATGGCCTCCAACCGGGTTGTGCTCGCTTCCATCGAAGGGGAATTGCGCCAGTCCTATCTGGCCTATGCGTTGAGCGTGCTGGTGGGGCGGGCCTTGCCTGACAGTCGGGATGGCCTCAAACCGGTGCAGCGCCGGATTCTCTACGCCATGTGGCAAATGGGTTTAGCTTCCAGTCGCCCTCACCGCAAGAGCGCCCGGGTGGTGGGGGAAGTGCTGGGGAAATATCACCCTCATGGCGACCAATCGGTGTATGCAGCGCTGGTGCGACTGGCCCAGGACTTTCACTGCCGGTATCCCCTCATCGAAGGACAGGGCAATTTTGGTTCCCTGGACAACGACCCGGCGGCCGCCATGCGCTACACCGAAGCCCGCTTGTCCGTCTTTGCCGAGCAGATTTTATTTCGCGATTTGCAGCCGGCGGTTGTGGATTTTCACGCCAACTTTGACGGCAGCGAAACCGAACCCCAGGTGCTCCCCGCCCAGTTGCCCTTGCTGCTGCTCAACGGCTGTAGCGGCATTGCCGTGGGCATGGCAACCCAGATTCCGCCCCACCACGCCGGTGAAGTAGCCGCAGCCCTGATGCTGCT of Gloeomargarita sp. SKYB120 contains these proteins:
- a CDS encoding acetyl-CoA carboxylase carboxyltransferase subunit alpha, which encodes MSPERKAVILDFERPLVEMEQRIRQIEQMAQESGVDVSDRVAQLVNNYRQLRQEIFSRLTPEQRVKVARHPRRPTTLDYIQAITDEWLELHGDRCGSDDPALVGGIGRIEGQPVMILGHQKGRDTKENVARNFGMASPGGYRKALRLMRHAHRFGLPIITLIDTPGAYPGVEAERLGQGEAIAVNLQAMFTFEVPIICVVIGEGGSGGALAIGVGDRILMFEHAIYSVISPEGCAAILWKDSSQAAKAAQALKLTAQDLLELGVIDQILPEPLGAAHADPVQAAETLKRALLDNLAYLREMDGPTLCRQRYDKFRRMGVVLDGT
- the rplU gene encoding 50S ribosomal protein L21, with translation MNTNYAIVAVGGKQFWMEPGRFYDVNSLGLEKDQTVTLEEVLLVHCGGEVQIGRPTVPQARVEARVLETRRGPKVIVYKMRPKKGTRKKRGHRQELTRILVEKIVVGDQEFGTGATEQETAVAA
- a CDS encoding SDR family oxidoreductase; the protein is MAPKRAVITGASRGIGRATALELARHGWDVALIARSELELVHLANEIQGLGRHAYVFPQDMSQVTELVPLMQRVVQALGGCDVLVNNAGIAHLGNLADTPLSVWEQVLTVNLTAAFQCIQGVLPTMRAAGGGTIVNVVSIAGQQVFPQWGAYCVSKHGLMALSHTLAQEERAYGIRVCALCPGAVDTAIWDTVPAQFDRKGMMSPEVVAQTIRQVVELPPEAAVETLTLLPQAGVL
- the rpmA gene encoding 50S ribosomal protein L27 — its product is MAHKKGSGSTRNGRDSNAQRLGVKRFGGEMVRAGNILVRQRGTTFHPGLNVGVGKDYTLFALVDGVVRFERRGKHRQKVSVYPVA
- a CDS encoding M20 family metallopeptidase is translated as MSIPSPKSVLTAIREGATSLYPRLVEIRRHIHSFPELSGQEWQTSAYVAGVLSSYGLAVREAVGKTGVLADLGTVDAPFVAVRADLDALPIQEQTEFEYRSRVAGVMHACGHDVHTTVALGTAMVLSSLNIPLPGRVRFLFQPAEETAQGARWMIQDGALQDVAAIFGLHVWPSLPGGVVGVRYGALTAAADELDLTILGESGHGARPHEAIDAVWIAAQVITQLQQAISRTQNPLRPVVLTIGKVLGGRAPNVIADQVRLWGTVRSLHPETREQLPGWIENIVRQTCETYRARYILNYKTGVPGVYNDPALTQLVEQAARTALGAEQVQILTEPSLGAEDFALYLEKVPGTMFRLGTGINGQPYYSLHHPKFAVDEQAILTGVITMAWAVWNFWQQSMAQSW